The Bradyrhizobium sp. CCGB01 genome segment CCGCGAGCTGCCGCTGATCCTCGGCCTGATGCCGATCCTGCCGAAGCATGCAGTGGATGTTGCGACCTTCGAGGAGACGACGCTGACGGGGCCGATCGCCTCGGGCCCCTACCGTGTCGCGGCGGTGAAGCCCGGCGCCAGCGTGACCTTGACCCGCAATCCCGATTATTGGGGCCGCGACCTGCCGATCAATCGCGGGCTCTACAATTTCGACGAGATCAGGCTCGACTATTTCCGCGAGGCCAACGGCCAGTTCGAAGCCTTCAAACGCGGCCTCTATGATTTCCGTGTCGAGCACGAACCGCTGCGCTGGCACGACGGTTACGACTTTCCGGCCGTCAAAAGCGGCGAAGTGATCCGCGACACCATCAAGCCCGGCGTGCCGCAGCCTTCCGAATTCCTGGTGTTCAACACGCGCCGTCCGATCTTCGCCGACATCCGCGTGCGCCGGGCACTGACGCTGCTGCTCGATTTCGAGCTGATCAACCGCAACTACTTTTTCGGTCTCTATTCGCGCGTCGCTGGCTATTTTGCGGGGTCGGATCTCTCGGCCTACGGCCGGTCCGCCGATGCGCGCGAGCGCGAGCTGCTGAAGCCCTTTGCCGCGCAGATTCCGCCCGACATCATGGACGGCAGCTACCGCCTGCCGGTGACCGACGGCTCGGGGCGCGACCGGACCACGCTGCGCGCGGCGCTCAAGCTGCTGTCGGACGCCGGCTACGATCTCGACGGCACGGTGCTGCGCAACCGCGCGACAAAAGCCCCCTTCACCTTCGAGATGCTGGTGACGACCCGCGACCAGGAGCGCATCGCCCTCGCGTTCCAGCGCGACCTCAAGCGCGCCGGCATCGCGCCGACCGTTCGCGCGGTCGATCCCGTGCAGTTCGACCAGCGCCGGCTCGCTTACGAGTTCGACATGATCCAGAACCGCTGGGATCAGTCGCTGTCGCCCGGCAACGAGCAGTATTTCTATTGGGGCAGCGCGGCCGCCGACAATCCGGGCAC includes the following:
- a CDS encoding extracellular solute-binding protein, whose translation is MFMFQRLLEGLRERFRASLGVRLCALAFVLAAGLPANGVRAEEAHAIAMHGKPALPPNFTHMPYANPDAPKGGRLVWGLLGTFDSLNPFIVKGLAVQPIRAYVVESLLARGQDEPFTLYGLLAKTVETDAERSYVTFRLDPRARFSDGKSVQAEDVLFSWQLLRDHGRPNLRQYYAKVAKAEAPDPLTVRFDLTGANDRELPLILGLMPILPKHAVDVATFEETTLTGPIASGPYRVAAVKPGASVTLTRNPDYWGRDLPINRGLYNFDEIRLDYFREANGQFEAFKRGLYDFRVEHEPLRWHDGYDFPAVKSGEVIRDTIKPGVPQPSEFLVFNTRRPIFADIRVRRALTLLLDFELINRNYFFGLYSRVAGYFAGSDLSAYGRSADARERELLKPFAAQIPPDIMDGSYRLPVTDGSGRDRTTLRAALKLLSDAGYDLDGTVLRNRATKAPFTFEMLVTTRDQERIALAFQRDLKRAGIAPTVRAVDPVQFDQRRLAYEFDMIQNRWDQSLSPGNEQYFYWGSAAADNPGTRNYMGARDPAVDAMIGALLEARDHTAFVSAVRALDRALISGFYTIPLFNVSEQWIARWNRIERPKATALSGYLPETWWSKGQPQASQAK